A genomic segment from Bosea sp. OAE506 encodes:
- the mtaB gene encoding tRNA (N(6)-L-threonylcarbamoyladenosine(37)-C(2))-methylthiotransferase MtaB, producing MTLEVVTFGCRLNIVEGEALRRQAEAAGLTDLAVVNTCAVTSEATRQARQAIRKLHREQPGRPVVVTGCAAQIEPQRFAQMPEAARVIGNAEKLEPATWSALARSNSLGAAETDPRDKIAVGDIMARTRLAPVESGRAARQTRSFVQVQNGCDHRCTFCVIPFGRGNSRSLAPDAVVAQCRALLEGGAREIVLTGVDLTSYGRDLDQTPLLGRLVRLILRELPDLPRLRLSSIDAVEADDDLREALATEHRLMPHLHLSLQAGDDLILKRMKRRHGRDDAIRFCAEIRSLRPDIAFGADLIAGFPTEDEAMFARSLDLIGECRLSYVHVFPYSARPGTPAARMPQLPGPVVAERASRLREAAGAAHAAHLATRLGRPLTVLTERGNTGRAPDFTLVRFRRDVVAGELLTSTADSADARALIAA from the coding sequence ATGACCCTTGAGGTCGTCACCTTCGGCTGCCGCCTCAACATCGTCGAGGGCGAGGCTCTCCGGCGTCAGGCTGAGGCCGCGGGCCTCACCGATCTCGCCGTCGTCAACACCTGCGCCGTCACCTCCGAGGCCACCCGGCAGGCTCGGCAGGCGATCCGCAAACTGCACCGGGAGCAGCCCGGCCGGCCGGTCGTCGTCACAGGCTGCGCCGCGCAGATCGAGCCGCAGCGTTTCGCGCAGATGCCGGAAGCCGCCCGCGTCATCGGCAATGCCGAGAAGCTGGAGCCGGCGACCTGGTCGGCGCTTGCCCGCTCGAACAGCCTCGGCGCCGCCGAGACCGATCCGCGCGACAAGATCGCCGTCGGCGACATCATGGCCCGCACGCGACTCGCGCCGGTCGAAAGCGGCCGCGCCGCCCGGCAGACGCGCAGCTTCGTCCAGGTCCAGAACGGCTGCGACCATCGCTGCACCTTCTGCGTCATCCCCTTCGGCCGCGGCAATTCGCGCTCGCTCGCGCCCGACGCCGTCGTGGCGCAGTGCCGCGCGCTGCTGGAGGGCGGCGCGCGCGAGATCGTCCTCACCGGCGTCGACCTGACGAGCTATGGCCGCGACCTCGACCAGACCCCGCTGCTCGGGCGGCTGGTGCGCCTGATCCTACGCGAGCTGCCCGATCTGCCGCGCCTGCGCCTGTCCTCGATCGACGCCGTGGAGGCCGACGACGACCTGCGCGAGGCGCTCGCCACCGAGCACCGGCTGATGCCGCATCTGCATCTTTCGCTTCAGGCCGGCGACGACCTGATCCTGAAGCGCATGAAGCGCCGCCATGGCCGCGACGATGCCATCCGCTTCTGCGCGGAAATCCGCTCCTTACGGCCCGACATCGCCTTCGGCGCCGATCTGATCGCCGGCTTCCCGACCGAGGACGAGGCGATGTTTGCCCGCTCGCTCGACCTCATCGGCGAATGCAGACTGAGCTATGTCCACGTCTTTCCCTATTCCGCCCGCCCCGGCACGCCGGCCGCGCGGATGCCGCAGCTGCCCGGCCCGGTCGTCGCGGAGCGCGCGTCGCGGCTGCGCGAGGCCGCGGGCGCAGCCCATGCCGCCCATCTCGCCACCCGCCTCGGCCGTCCGCTGACGGTGCTGACCGAGCGCGGCAACACTGGCCGCGCCCCGGATTTCACGCTGGTGCGCTTCCGGCGTGATGTGGTTGCAGGCGAACTGCTGACGTCGACCGCAGACAGCGCCGACGCGCGCGCCCTGATCGCAGCCTGA
- the dapF gene encoding diaminopimelate epimerase — MNALAHRRFLKMNGLGNEITVLDLRGTKLRVSEHDARAIAAEPRAHFDQLMVLHDPLTPGTDAFVRIYNTDGSEAGACGNGTRCVAWAMLADPAMGDAVKTALTLQTKAGLLPARRDSDLVFTVDMGTPRLDWEDIPLAEPFHDTAHFELQIGPIDDPILHTPCAVNMGNPHAVFFVDDPYRFNLEQIGPLLENHPIFPDRANIELAAVTAPDHIVLRVWERGAGITRACGSGACAALVAAVRRELSARKAVVSLPGGDLTIEWRESDGHVLMTGPVEFEWEGTLAPELFETAA, encoded by the coding sequence ATGAACGCCCTCGCCCATCGCCGGTTCCTGAAGATGAACGGTCTCGGCAACGAGATCACCGTGCTCGACCTGCGCGGGACGAAGCTGCGCGTCAGCGAGCACGACGCGCGCGCCATCGCGGCCGAGCCGCGCGCGCATTTCGACCAGCTCATGGTCCTCCACGATCCGCTGACTCCCGGCACCGACGCCTTCGTCCGGATCTACAACACCGACGGCTCCGAGGCTGGCGCCTGCGGCAACGGCACGCGCTGCGTCGCCTGGGCGATGCTGGCCGATCCTGCGATGGGCGATGCCGTGAAGACGGCGCTGACCCTTCAGACCAAGGCCGGCCTCCTGCCGGCCCGGCGCGATAGCGACCTCGTCTTCACCGTCGACATGGGCACGCCCCGGCTGGACTGGGAGGACATCCCGCTGGCCGAGCCCTTCCACGACACCGCGCATTTCGAGCTTCAGATCGGCCCGATCGACGATCCGATCCTGCACACGCCCTGCGCCGTCAACATGGGCAACCCCCACGCCGTCTTCTTCGTCGACGACCCCTATCGCTTCAATCTCGAGCAGATCGGCCCGCTTCTCGAAAACCACCCGATCTTCCCTGATCGCGCCAATATCGAGCTCGCCGCCGTCACCGCGCCTGACCATATCGTGCTGCGCGTCTGGGAGCGCGGCGCCGGCATCACCCGCGCCTGCGGCTCGGGCGCCTGCGCGGCTCTCGTCGCGGCGGTGCGCCGCGAACTCAGCGCGCGGAAGGCCGTGGTCAGCCTGCCGGGCGGCGACCTCACCATCGAATGGCGCGAGAGCGACGGCCATGTGCTGATGACCGGCCCCGTCGAATTCGAATGGGAGGGCACGCTCGCCCCCGAGCTGTTCGAGACCGCCGCCTGA
- a CDS encoding GyrI-like domain-containing protein translates to MQHFRIAVGAFAALLSVGGIAAAQTRVAPPSAVESAPLAPPPGAAVPAQPVPAQAQPAPAPTPPTAVPEPVPGPQPVQPAPAPQRPVTPEPVQPAPTPQVPLEPQPVQPPPTLPAPGPVQPVQPPTLQQQTGVLDPNATLAGKRGDQSDVDEVLLVAKPVLKLSGAASWDEGFKRLAESFRVLRQEAERARLPVAGRPLTLFLETDDNGFRYEAMLPVGPAPEGERNATFGNGVRPGLTPAGPSLRFVHVAPYDDIDSTYETITAYLEAKSITVKDAFLEEYVGDLTDPADPNLEINVYVQPR, encoded by the coding sequence ATGCAGCATTTCCGGATCGCTGTCGGGGCGTTCGCCGCCCTCCTGAGCGTCGGCGGCATCGCCGCGGCGCAGACGCGGGTGGCGCCGCCCAGCGCCGTCGAATCGGCGCCGCTGGCGCCGCCGCCGGGCGCGGCTGTTCCGGCCCAGCCCGTGCCCGCACAGGCTCAGCCCGCTCCCGCACCGACGCCGCCGACCGCCGTGCCCGAGCCCGTTCCCGGCCCGCAGCCGGTCCAGCCTGCGCCGGCGCCTCAGCGTCCGGTGACGCCCGAGCCCGTCCAGCCGGCCCCGACGCCGCAGGTTCCGCTGGAGCCTCAGCCCGTCCAGCCGCCGCCGACGCTGCCCGCGCCCGGTCCGGTCCAGCCCGTCCAGCCGCCGACCCTGCAGCAGCAGACCGGCGTGCTCGATCCCAATGCGACGCTCGCCGGCAAGCGCGGCGACCAGAGCGATGTCGACGAGGTGCTGCTGGTCGCCAAGCCCGTGCTCAAGCTCTCCGGCGCGGCGAGCTGGGACGAGGGCTTCAAGCGGCTGGCGGAGAGCTTCCGCGTGCTGCGCCAGGAAGCCGAGCGCGCGCGCCTGCCGGTCGCCGGACGGCCGCTAACGCTGTTTCTGGAAACCGACGACAACGGCTTCCGCTACGAGGCGATGCTGCCCGTCGGTCCCGCGCCCGAGGGCGAGCGCAACGCCACCTTCGGCAATGGCGTGCGCCCGGGGCTGACGCCGGCCGGGCCCTCGCTGCGCTTCGTCCATGTCGCGCCCTATGACGACATCGACTCGACCTATGAGACGATCACCGCCTATCTCGAGGCCAAGAGCATCACCGTGAAGGACGCGTTCCTCGAGGAGTATGTCGGGGACCTTACCGATCCGGCCGACCCCAATCTCGAGATCAACGTCTACGTCCAGCCGCGCTGA
- a CDS encoding MBL fold metallo-hydrolase: MNRRKLLTLLGIPALLGTGSAAWASISRSRNPYYQGPVTENFNGVVFTDGRPVTKGLADVLKWQTSKRDREAFPETYPAPPQDKPPARVDGVRIVHLGHASFLYQIGGLNLLIDPVYSLRASPLSFIGPRRVNDPGVAFDDLPRIDAVLITHNHYDHLDIETLARLHERDQPRMIMPLGNDTIVRARIPEARAEAHDWSARLPLSDGVSVTLTPSYHWSARGAFDRRMALWCSFVLEGGGTRIFHIGDTGYHDGSLYRRLGAELGPFSLAVLPIGAYEPRWFMRDNHMNPEEAVQVMLALRAEAALGHHWGTFQLTDEGIERPPAALAAALSAAGLPEERFRAMRPGLSWQA, from the coding sequence ATGAACCGCCGCAAGCTCCTCACCCTCCTCGGGATCCCCGCCCTGCTCGGCACCGGCAGCGCCGCATGGGCTTCGATCTCGCGCTCGCGAAACCCCTATTATCAGGGCCCCGTGACCGAGAATTTCAACGGCGTCGTCTTCACCGACGGCCGGCCCGTGACCAAGGGGCTCGCCGATGTGCTGAAATGGCAGACCTCCAAACGCGACCGCGAGGCCTTTCCCGAGACTTACCCCGCCCCGCCGCAGGACAAGCCGCCCGCCCGCGTCGACGGCGTCCGCATCGTCCATCTCGGACATGCTTCTTTCCTCTACCAGATCGGCGGCCTCAACCTGCTGATCGACCCGGTCTATTCACTGCGCGCCAGCCCGCTCTCTTTCATCGGCCCGCGGCGCGTCAACGATCCGGGTGTCGCTTTCGACGACCTGCCGCGCATCGACGCCGTCCTGATCACGCACAACCATTACGACCATCTCGACATCGAGACGCTGGCGCGGCTGCATGAACGCGATCAGCCGCGCATGATCATGCCGCTCGGCAACGACACCATCGTCAGGGCCCGCATTCCGGAAGCCCGCGCCGAAGCGCATGACTGGTCCGCCCGCCTGCCCCTGTCCGACGGCGTGAGCGTCACGCTGACACCGAGCTACCACTGGTCGGCGCGCGGCGCCTTCGACCGGCGCATGGCGCTGTGGTGCTCCTTCGTGCTGGAGGGCGGCGGAACCCGCATCTTCCACATCGGCGACACCGGCTATCACGACGGCTCGCTCTATCGCCGCCTCGGCGCCGAACTCGGCCCCTTCAGCCTCGCCGTGCTGCCGATCGGCGCCTATGAGCCGCGCTGGTTCATGCGCGACAACCACATGAACCCGGAGGAAGCGGTGCAGGTCATGCTGGCGCTGCGGGCCGAGGCGGCGCTCGGCCACCATTGGGGCACGTTCCAGCTGACCGACGAGGGCATCGAGCGTCCGCCGGCCGCGCTCGCCGCGGCGCTCTCGGCCGCCGGCCTGCCCGAGGAGCGCTTCCGCGCAATGCGGCCGGGGCTGAGCTGGCAGGCCTGA
- a CDS encoding class I SAM-dependent methyltransferase, protein MTARDTATLDFYAAEAQAYAGRSREAEHARIAAFAAALPPGARVLELGCGGGHDSVALLDRGLDLFATDGSPELAEQASRRLGRPVEVLLFEDIDAIEAFDGVWANACLLHVPRTALPAILARIHRALKPGGLFYASFKAGTAEGRDRFGRYFNYPSPDWLRSAYGPAGWQSLVIGEETGGGYDGEPTAWLHVMAVKRP, encoded by the coding sequence ATGACAGCCCGCGACACCGCCACGCTCGATTTCTATGCCGCCGAGGCCCAGGCCTATGCGGGGCGCTCCCGCGAAGCTGAGCATGCCCGCATCGCCGCCTTCGCCGCGGCGCTGCCGCCCGGCGCCCGCGTGCTGGAACTGGGCTGTGGCGGCGGCCATGACAGCGTCGCGCTTCTCGATCGCGGCCTCGACCTCTTCGCCACCGACGGTTCGCCGGAACTCGCCGAGCAGGCGAGCCGTCGTCTCGGCCGGCCGGTCGAGGTGCTGCTCTTCGAGGACATCGATGCGATCGAGGCGTTCGACGGCGTCTGGGCCAATGCCTGCCTGCTGCACGTCCCCCGCACGGCGCTGCCCGCGATTCTCGCGCGCATTCACCGGGCGCTGAAACCTGGCGGGCTGTTCTACGCCAGCTTCAAGGCGGGCACCGCCGAGGGGCGGGACCGGTTCGGCCGCTACTTCAACTATCCCTCGCCGGACTGGCTGCGGTCCGCCTACGGGCCCGCGGGCTGGCAGAGCCTCGTCATCGGCGAGGAGACCGGCGGCGGCTATGACGGCGAGCCGACAGCCTGGCTTCATGTGATGGCGGTCAAGCGACCGTGA
- a CDS encoding LysE family translocator produces MTFETWAAFAAATAVLLVIPGPTILLVVSYALGQGWRTALPTAAGVALGDFTAMTLSMLGVGALLATSATVFTALKWAGAAYLVWLGIKLFRAGGTLDAKPREDAVSSLKMLGHAWLVTALNPKSITFFVAFLPQFLDPKADFWTQMLIFEATFVTLAAANAFGYALIASRARAVVSSPRAIRAINRTGGTLLIGAGIATLAMRTGTR; encoded by the coding sequence ATGACCTTCGAAACCTGGGCCGCCTTCGCCGCCGCCACCGCCGTCCTGCTGGTCATTCCCGGCCCGACGATCCTGCTCGTCGTTTCCTATGCACTCGGCCAGGGCTGGCGCACGGCGCTACCCACAGCAGCCGGCGTCGCGCTCGGCGACTTCACGGCGATGACGCTCTCCATGCTCGGCGTCGGCGCGCTGCTGGCGACTTCGGCCACCGTCTTCACCGCGCTGAAATGGGCGGGCGCGGCCTATCTCGTCTGGCTCGGCATCAAGCTCTTCCGCGCCGGCGGCACGCTCGACGCCAAGCCGCGCGAGGATGCGGTGTCCTCTCTCAAGATGCTCGGCCATGCCTGGTTGGTCACGGCGCTGAACCCCAAGAGCATCACCTTCTTCGTCGCCTTCCTGCCGCAGTTCCTCGACCCCAAGGCCGATTTCTGGACGCAGATGCTGATCTTCGAGGCGACCTTCGTGACGCTGGCCGCCGCCAACGCCTTCGGCTACGCGCTCATCGCTTCCCGCGCCCGCGCGGTCGTCAGCAGCCCGCGCGCAATCCGCGCCATCAACCGGACCGGCGGGACGCTACTGATCGGCGCCGGCATCGCGACCCTCGCGATGCGGACCGGCACGCGCTGA
- a CDS encoding CAP domain-containing protein: MRPLLAAAALALLAAGCAGEPRRETPLDPRATARLAAVTLDPAEASRIFNAYRASQGLGPVRLDPALSAMAQRQADAMARANTLSHDAAGNFASRVHAAGLDAARAAENLGGGYYSTEEAFAGWRASSGHDANLRMKEATRFGIALAKDPQTQYRAWWALVVAGEPEKRVEMSAGPVGWFGSNRPPR; this comes from the coding sequence ATGCGCCCTCTCCTTGCCGCTGCCGCCCTCGCCCTCCTCGCCGCCGGCTGCGCCGGCGAACCGCGCCGCGAGACGCCGCTCGATCCGCGCGCCACGGCCCGCCTAGCGGCGGTCACCCTCGATCCAGCCGAAGCCAGCCGCATCTTCAACGCTTATCGCGCCAGCCAGGGCCTCGGGCCTGTGAGGCTCGATCCCGCCCTGAGCGCCATGGCCCAGCGCCAGGCCGATGCCATGGCGCGCGCCAATACGCTCTCGCACGACGCCGCCGGCAATTTCGCCTCGCGCGTCCATGCCGCCGGCCTCGACGCCGCCCGCGCGGCGGAAAATCTCGGAGGCGGCTATTATTCGACGGAAGAAGCCTTCGCCGGCTGGCGCGCCTCGTCAGGCCATGACGCCAATCTGCGGATGAAGGAAGCCACCCGCTTCGGCATCGCGCTCGCCAAGGACCCGCAGACGCAATACCGCGCCTGGTGGGCGCTGGTCGTGGCGGGCGAACCGGAGAAGCGCGTCGAGATGTCCGCCGGGCCCGTCGGATGGTTCGGCTCGAACCGGCCGCCGCGCTGA
- the ffh gene encoding signal recognition particle protein: MFGTLSDRLSGILSGLTRRGSLTEEDVNAALREVRKALLEADVALEVVRSFTDKVRERAVGAEVLKSVTPGQQVIKIVNDALIDMLGGDGEGITFDAVPPVPILMVGLQGSGKTTSTAKIAKRLTDRAKKRVLMASLDTRRPAAMEQLAILGKQVGVETLPIVAGQSAVQIARRAIEAARLGGYDVVMLDTAGRVTLDDTLMAEVAEVKAATNPHEVLLVADALTGQDAVNTARAFDARVGLTGIVLTRMDGDSRGGAALSMRAVTGKPIKLVGTGEKIDALEDFHPSRVANRILGMGDIVSLVERAAETVDADKAQALAQRLAKGNFDLADMRMQLQQMEKMGGLGGVMGMLPGMKQMQGQLANSGVNDKMIRRQIAIIDSMTAAERKNPDLLKNSRKKRIAAGSGTSPEAINKLLKMHRGMADMMKAMSKQKGGMLGKLGQMFGLGGGMGGLPAGMPDPSKMDPAQLAELQKQLGAGGGMPGLPPGGFPGLPKGVTPPAGMMPKLPGLGSGLPGLGGSNPFGGKKK, encoded by the coding sequence ATGTTCGGCACGCTCAGCGACAGGTTATCCGGCATCCTCTCGGGGCTGACCCGCAGGGGTTCGCTGACCGAGGAGGACGTCAACGCCGCGCTGCGCGAGGTGCGCAAGGCGCTGCTCGAGGCCGACGTCGCGCTCGAGGTTGTGCGCAGCTTCACCGACAAGGTCCGCGAGCGGGCCGTCGGCGCCGAGGTGCTGAAGTCGGTCACGCCCGGCCAGCAGGTCATCAAGATCGTCAACGACGCTCTGATCGACATGCTCGGCGGCGACGGCGAGGGCATCACCTTCGACGCAGTGCCGCCGGTGCCGATCCTGATGGTCGGTCTGCAGGGCTCGGGCAAGACGACCTCGACCGCCAAGATCGCCAAGCGCCTGACTGACCGCGCCAAGAAGCGCGTGCTGATGGCCTCGCTCGACACGCGCCGCCCGGCCGCGATGGAGCAGCTTGCCATCCTCGGCAAGCAGGTCGGCGTCGAGACGCTGCCGATCGTCGCCGGCCAGTCCGCCGTGCAGATCGCGCGCCGTGCGATCGAGGCCGCTCGTCTGGGCGGCTACGACGTGGTGATGCTCGACACCGCCGGCCGCGTCACGCTTGACGACACGCTGATGGCCGAGGTCGCCGAGGTGAAGGCGGCGACCAATCCGCATGAGGTGCTGCTCGTCGCCGACGCGCTGACCGGCCAGGACGCCGTCAACACGGCGCGCGCCTTCGATGCCCGCGTCGGCCTGACCGGCATCGTGCTGACCCGCATGGACGGCGATTCCCGCGGTGGCGCGGCGCTCTCGATGCGCGCCGTCACCGGCAAGCCGATCAAGCTCGTCGGCACCGGCGAGAAGATCGATGCGCTGGAGGATTTCCACCCCTCGCGCGTCGCCAACCGCATCCTTGGCATGGGCGACATCGTCAGCCTGGTCGAGCGCGCGGCCGAGACGGTCGATGCCGACAAGGCCCAGGCGCTGGCGCAGCGCCTCGCCAAGGGCAATTTCGACCTCGCCGACATGCGCATGCAGCTCCAGCAGATGGAGAAGATGGGCGGTCTCGGCGGCGTGATGGGCATGCTGCCCGGCATGAAGCAGATGCAGGGCCAGCTCGCCAATTCGGGCGTCAACGACAAGATGATCCGGCGCCAGATCGCGATCATCGATTCGATGACGGCGGCCGAGCGCAAGAACCCCGACCTGCTCAAGAACAGCCGCAAGAAGCGCATCGCCGCCGGCTCGGGCACGAGCCCCGAGGCGATCAACAAGCTGCTCAAGATGCATCGCGGCATGGCCGACATGATGAAGGCGATGAGCAAGCAGAAGGGCGGCATGCTCGGCAAGCTCGGCCAGATGTTCGGCCTCGGCGGCGGCATGGGCGGCCTGCCGGCCGGAATGCCCGACCCGTCGAAAATGGATCCGGCGCAGCTCGCCGAACTGCAGAAGCAGCTCGGTGCGGGCGGGGGCATGCCGGGCCTGCCTCCGGGCGGCTTTCCGGGCCTGCCCAAGGGCGTGACGCCGCCGGCGGGGATGATGCCGAAGCTGCCCGGTCTTGGCAGCGGGCTTCCGGGGCTGGGGGGCTCCAACCCCTTCGGAGGCAAGAAGAAGTGA
- the rpsP gene encoding 30S ribosomal protein S16 yields MSLKIRLTRGGAKKRPYYRIVVADARSPRDGRFIEKIGSYDPMKAKDSPERVVLDVEKAKEWLAKGAQPTDRVLRFLDAAGLAKRPVRSNPAKGVPGEKAKERAEKKAAKSAAPAEAEA; encoded by the coding sequence ATGTCCCTCAAGATCCGCCTGACCCGTGGCGGCGCCAAGAAGCGCCCGTACTACCGCATCGTCGTCGCCGATGCCCGCTCGCCGCGCGATGGCCGCTTCATCGAGAAGATCGGCTCCTATGATCCGATGAAGGCGAAGGATTCGCCGGAGCGCGTCGTGCTCGACGTCGAGAAGGCCAAGGAGTGGCTCGCCAAGGGCGCCCAGCCGACCGACCGCGTGCTGCGCTTCCTGGACGCCGCCGGCCTCGCCAAGCGTCCGGTCCGCAGCAACCCGGCCAAGGGCGTTCCCGGCGAGAAGGCCAAGGAGCGCGCCGAGAAGAAGGCCGCCAAGTCCGCCGCTCCGGCCGAAGCCGAGGCGTGA
- the rimM gene encoding ribosome maturation factor RimM (Essential for efficient processing of 16S rRNA) has product MAADDKLILLGVIGAAHGIKGEVRIKAFTGDPLAIAEYGPLTDEKGRRFEIAEIRPAKEVVVARLKGITSREAAESLNGVNLFVSRDKIPAPEDEDEFLQADLIGCAVVGPDGAVLGTVTTVANYGAGDLLDILLPDGRSVLMPFTKAFAPRIDIAARRIEAVPPEGLFEADDDD; this is encoded by the coding sequence ATGGCCGCTGACGACAAGCTCATCCTGCTCGGCGTCATCGGCGCCGCGCATGGCATCAAGGGCGAGGTCCGGATCAAGGCCTTCACCGGCGATCCGCTGGCCATCGCCGAATATGGCCCGCTGACCGACGAAAAGGGCCGGCGCTTCGAGATCGCCGAGATCCGCCCGGCCAAGGAGGTCGTGGTTGCCCGCCTCAAGGGCATCACCAGCCGCGAGGCGGCCGAGAGCCTCAACGGCGTCAACCTCTTCGTGTCCCGCGACAAGATCCCGGCGCCCGAGGACGAGGACGAATTCCTGCAGGCCGATCTGATCGGCTGCGCGGTCGTTGGCCCCGACGGCGCGGTGCTGGGCACGGTGACCACCGTCGCCAATTACGGCGCGGGCGATCTGCTCGACATTCTGCTGCCGGACGGGCGCTCGGTGCTGATGCCCTTCACCAAGGCGTTCGCGCCGCGCATCGACATCGCCGCCCGGCGGATCGAGGCGGTTCCGCCCGAGGGACTGTTCGAGGCCGACGATGACGACTGA
- a CDS encoding HAD family phosphatase has product MTTEPNRASAKAWDQPAGALIFDMDGTIVDNMRFHDDAWESWHREHGLPFDRPAFFRTTAGMAVGEIVGPYFPGVAAEEIARLGEAKEALYRETYRPHVAPLPGLLPLMARAHSFGVPMAVASAAPPENIALVLDTLGLRSEFATVISPSQGFRGKPHPDMFVEAARRMGVAPETCLVFEDAPNGVEAARRAGMRAVAMLTMLGAEGFAAYDNVVASATDFNALDRLPALRFG; this is encoded by the coding sequence ATGACGACTGAGCCGAACCGCGCCAGCGCCAAGGCCTGGGACCAGCCGGCCGGCGCGCTGATCTTCGACATGGACGGCACCATCGTCGACAACATGCGCTTCCATGACGACGCCTGGGAGAGCTGGCACCGCGAGCACGGCCTGCCCTTCGACCGGCCGGCCTTCTTCCGGACCACGGCCGGGATGGCGGTCGGCGAGATCGTCGGCCCCTACTTTCCGGGCGTCGCCGCCGAGGAGATCGCGCGGCTGGGCGAGGCCAAGGAGGCGCTCTACCGCGAGACCTACCGGCCTCATGTCGCGCCGCTGCCGGGGCTGCTGCCGCTGATGGCCCGCGCCCACAGCTTCGGCGTGCCGATGGCGGTGGCCTCCGCCGCACCGCCGGAGAACATTGCGCTGGTGCTCGATACGCTGGGCCTGCGCTCCGAATTCGCGACCGTGATCTCGCCCTCGCAGGGCTTCCGCGGCAAGCCGCATCCGGACATGTTCGTCGAGGCGGCGCGCCGCATGGGCGTGGCGCCGGAGACCTGCCTCGTCTTCGAGGACGCCCCCAACGGCGTCGAGGCGGCGCGGCGGGCCGGCATGCGCGCCGTCGCCATGCTGACCATGCTCGGCGCGGAGGGCTTCGCGGCCTATGACAACGTCGTCGCCTCCGCGACGGACTTCAACGCGCTGGACCGGCTGCCGGCGCTGCGCTTCGGTTAG
- the trmD gene encoding tRNA (guanosine(37)-N1)-methyltransferase TrmD, protein MPFRASVLTLYPEMFPGPLGVSLAGEALRRGLWSLETHQIRDHGIGRHRNVDDNPAGGGAGMVLRCDVLGAAIDAAVPAGDTRPRLLMSPRGRPLAQRQVREWVAGEGVVIVCGRFEGVDERVIEGRGLTEVSIGDYILSGGEMAALVLLDACVRLIPGVMGKELSGEDESFENGLLEYPHYTRPREWEGRGLPDALLSGDHARIAKWRRAEAERITAERRPDLLKDRSGG, encoded by the coding sequence ATGCCGTTCCGCGCCTCCGTCCTTACCCTCTATCCGGAGATGTTTCCCGGGCCGCTCGGCGTATCGCTCGCCGGCGAAGCGCTGCGGCGTGGGCTGTGGTCGCTCGAGACGCACCAGATTCGTGACCATGGCATCGGCCGGCACCGCAATGTCGACGACAACCCGGCCGGCGGCGGGGCGGGGATGGTGCTGCGCTGCGATGTGCTGGGCGCGGCGATCGACGCCGCCGTTCCCGCCGGTGATACGCGCCCGCGGCTGCTGATGTCGCCGCGCGGGCGGCCGCTGGCGCAGCGCCAGGTGCGCGAGTGGGTGGCCGGCGAGGGTGTCGTCATTGTCTGCGGGCGCTTCGAGGGCGTCGACGAGCGCGTGATCGAGGGGCGCGGGCTGACCGAGGTCTCGATCGGCGACTACATCCTCTCGGGCGGCGAGATGGCGGCGCTGGTCTTGCTCGACGCCTGCGTGCGGCTGATCCCCGGCGTGATGGGCAAGGAACTCTCGGGCGAGGACGAGAGCTTCGAGAACGGACTGCTCGAATATCCGCACTACACCCGCCCGCGCGAGTGGGAGGGCCGGGGCCTGCCCGATGCGCTGCTCTCGGGCGACCACGCCCGCATCGCGAAGTGGCGACGGGCCGAGGCGGAGCGCATCACGGCGGAGAGGCGGCCGGATCTGCTGAAGGACCGGAGCGGCGGCTGA
- a CDS encoding rhodanese-like domain-containing protein has protein sequence MSLRGLPRRSFLAGSLVLPASLVWAQAPQSLTAREAYEAARAGTLLLIDIRPPAEWRDTGLPQGAIGLDVETPAFEVRLAGLRLDHRGKRIALIDRSGALAASTREKLAGRGFRDILVVRSGMLGAGGWLAEKLPVTAYP, from the coding sequence ATGAGCCTGCGCGGCCTGCCGCGACGGTCCTTTCTGGCCGGGAGCCTCGTGCTCCCGGCTTCTCTCGTTTGGGCGCAGGCGCCGCAATCCCTGACGGCCCGCGAAGCCTACGAGGCCGCCCGCGCCGGCACCCTCCTCCTCATCGACATCCGGCCGCCCGCCGAATGGCGCGACACTGGTCTGCCGCAGGGCGCGATCGGGCTCGACGTGGAGACGCCCGCCTTCGAGGTCCGGCTGGCCGGCCTGCGACTGGACCATCGCGGCAAACGCATCGCCCTGATCGACCGCAGCGGCGCGCTTGCGGCCTCGACGCGCGAAAAGCTCGCCGGTCGCGGCTTCCGCGACATCCTGGTGGTCCGCAGCGGCATGCTCGGCGCAGGCGGCTGGCTGGCCGAGAAACTGCCGGTGACGGCTTATCCCTGA